Proteins from a genomic interval of Antedon mediterranea chromosome 5, ecAntMedi1.1, whole genome shotgun sequence:
- the LOC140050180 gene encoding protein phosphatase 1L-like gives MAFLAMLSRVTKSVFLKYETLILIALIIFVYRYILNGDNVRMVIERAKRYSTVGYERLPKSAGNGPRKPFFENIVFGSAQETIQRELKEDNIGVYAIQGRRSHMEDRYDYADDSSQSGISFYGVYDGHGGTFASEFAEKLLSQTVVARLNRSKYSSNTNINYSQVLIEEMLLLDEKLLTVARSNNDVAGSTAIVAVVSGNELTVANVGDSRGVLCDEHGNAIPMSYDHKPQSPQERRRIKKAGGFISFNGVWRVAGILATSRALGDFPLKEHKYVIADPDIQTFNLSTVKPQFMILATDGLWDVFTNEEAVQFIKERLDEPHLGAKSLVLQAYYRGSFDNITVMVVRLGEKTRNKVKNK, from the exons ATGGCATTTTTAGCAATGTTAAGTCGCGTTACTAAAAGTGTTTTCCTTAAGTACGAAACACTTATACTTATTGCtcttattatttttgtctatcGATATATACTAAACGGTGACAACGTCCGAATGGTTATCGAACGGGCAAAACGCTATTCGACCGTTGGTTACGAACGCCTTCCGAAGTCTGCTGGAAATGGGCCTAGAaaaccattttttgaaaatatagTGTTCGGGTCAGCGCAAGAGACTATTCAACGTGAACTTAAAGAAGATAATATTGGTGTGTATGCAATTCAAGGTCGAAGGTCACATATGGAAGATCGCTATGATTATGCTGATGATTCCAGTCAATCAGGAATTTCTTTTTACGGTGTTTATGATGGTCACGGTGGAACg ttcgCTTCAGAATTCGCAGAAAAATTATTGTCCCAAACAGTTGTAGCAAGATTAAATAGATCAAAATACAGCAGCAACACCAATATAAACTATTCACAGGTTTTAATAGAAGAAATGTTATTATTGGATGAAAAATTATTAACTGTTGCAAGATCGAACAATGATGTAGCag GCTCAACAGCAATTGTAGCAGTCGTATCGGGTAACGAATTAACTGTCGCAAATGTCGGAGATTCTCGGGGCGTTTTATGTGATGAACACGGTAATGCTATACCCATGTCGTACGACCACAAACCTCAGTCGCCGCAGGAGCGCCGTCGAATAAAAAAAGCTGGCGGTTTTATATCTTTTAACGGCGTGTGGCGCGTAGCTGGTATTCTCGCAACGTCAAGAGCTCTTGGGGATTTTCCTTTAAAGGAACATAAATATGTTATTGCCGATCCTGATATACAAACTTTTAATTTGTCAACTGTAAAACCGCAGTTTATGATTCTTGCCACTGATGGATTATGGGATGTGTTTACGAACGAGGAAGCGGTGCAATTTATAAAAGAACGACTCGATGAGCCTCATCTAGGTGCGAAGAGTCTGGTCCTGCAAGCGTATTATAGAGGCTCTTTTGATAATATTACTGTTATGGTTGTACGTTTAGGAGAAAAAACCAGAAATAAAGTGAAAAACAAATGA